The following proteins are encoded in a genomic region of Diadema setosum chromosome 18, eeDiaSeto1, whole genome shotgun sequence:
- the LOC140241500 gene encoding charged multivesicular body protein 7-like, protein MEKKSSSYLPDCWDDDERMGYLFSGFRANRQVNPRDWDNKLKFWTELVVKVGRTEHQFIFSVDSLLTKFERKGVLPQCIDGVVKEMHRNGQLIRVDDLKADSAWLSWGVNTFIRRPLRWTMTSVFPRGDASSQVEYVSAELLKECSAAFLERHHQSVQCASTDHVVDYATFREACADLCRDQSSFDLVLLHLQRKKDILVTTNEGTKIIKFASKGEKAVTPVTAAELGTLALKKTIDTMQRTIERLTANIQQQDKETKQLLHKGMKSSAKTALRRKKLCQKRLENTETTLDTLQQLQDRLQSSESEKMIMDAFKTGAQALRKTLDDNGLTPEAMDETISDVQEVMEMCNELDDTLAQGNKAIDETVNFGANVDVDDLDSELEALLRGDGELSTTLQGPTEGDAHTSGERDILSELPKVPTHKPASPQTSEQDASIRRVQLAL, encoded by the exons ATGGAGAAGAAGTCTTCGAGTTACCTGCCCGATTGCTGGGATGATGATGAGCGTATGGGCTACCTGTTTTCTGGCTTTCGAGCAAATCGCCAGGTGAATCCCCGTGACTGGGACAACAAGCTGAAATTCTGGACAGAACTGGTAGTGAAGGTGGGACGGACAGAACACCAATTCATCTTCAGTGTGGATAGTCTGCTGACAAAGTTTGAGAGGAAAGGAGTTCTTCCACAGTGTATTGACGGAGTTGTCAAAGAAATGCATAG AAATGGTCAACTCATAAGAGTTGATGATCTGAAAGCAGATTCTGCCTGGCTGTCGTGGGGTGTCAATACATTCATCAGAAGACCACTAAGATGGACGATGACCTCCGTGTTTCCTCGAGGAGATGCATCCTCCCAGGTTGAATATGTGTCGGCTGAACTGTTGAAG GAATGTTCAGCAGCGTTTCTAGAGAGACATCACCAAAGTGTGCAGTGTGCCAGCACAGATCACGTGGTGGACTATGCCACTTTCCGTGAGGCGTGCGCAGACCTGTGCAGGGACCAGTCTTCCTTTGATTTGGTCCTCCTCCATCTGCAGAGGAAGAAGGACATCCTTGTCACCACCAATGAAGGCACAAAG ATCATCAAATTTGCCTCAAAAGGGGAGAAAGCTGTCACACCAGTCACAGCAGCGGAACTAGGCACACTTGC TTTGAAGAAAACGATCGACACCATGCAGCGAACAATAGAGAGACTCACAGCCAACATACAGCAACAGGACAAGGAGACAAAGCAGTTACTTCACAAAGGAATGAAATCTTCG GCAAAGACTGCCCTGAGGAGAAAGAAACTATGTCAGAAGCGGCTGGAGAACACAGAAACTACTCTAGACACATTACAACAACTCCAAGACAGGCTACAGTCTTCTGAATCAGAGAAAATG ATTATGGATGCGTTTAAGACGGGTGCGCAAGCTCTGAGAAAGACCCTAGACGACAATGGTTTGACACCAGAAGCCATGGATGAAACAATATCAGATGTGCAAGAG GTCATGGAAATGTGCAATGAACTGGACGATACGTTAGCTCAGGGTAACAAGGCCATTGATGAAACGGTCAACTTTGGGGCTAACGTGGATGTCGACGACCTTGACTCTGAGCTAGAGGCCCTCCTACGTGGCGATGGCGAACTCTCAACGACGTTACAAGGTCCAACTGAAGGAGACGCCCACACCAGTG GTGAGAGGGATATTCTCTCGGAGTTGCCAAAGGTACCGACTCATAAGCCCGCCTCTCCCCAGACATCGGAACAGGATGCCAGTATACGACGGGTCCAGCTGGCATTGTGA